Genomic window (Phacochoerus africanus isolate WHEZ1 chromosome 1, ROS_Pafr_v1, whole genome shotgun sequence):
gaaaaatgaaaatagctttgATTTTTGAAGCTGTACTGTGACGGAAAATAAGTAAGAGCATGAACAGATCTGTCATTCCAAACTGTTCTTGTACCCTACTGGGGTACAAATAATTCTAAGTCATTTGGTCTTTACATTCTACATAATGttaggcaggagttcctgttgtggctggttagatggtaacaaacccatctagtatccatgaggatgcgggttcaatccctgcctcactcagtggattaaggatcggcattgccttaactgtggtgtgggtttcagatacagctcagattctgcattgctgtggctgtggtgtaggccagcagctgcagctccaattcgatccttagcctgggaacttccatatgccacaggtgtggccataaaaagcaaaaaaaaaaaaatgttgggtaGTTAGTCCACAGTTATCAGGTGTCCTTGTGACCTAGACATGTTGCAAATGTTAGGAATAATGTCTCCTGCTCATCTTATGGAGCTGCTTATGGCAGAGCTGGAGAGAAGGTTCAAGATAATCAAATTGAACTCTTCTTTCCCTTTAGAACAAGAAAGTCGAAGCCACAAAATGAACTGGCTTGCCATGTGTCAGGAGTATTAGAATCCACTGCCAAGATTCCAGAGCTCTTACTACAGTTACATGAACTAGTAGATTCTCTCCTGGGGGTTGTATATTGGGAACAGTAGCAGAGAGGTTTAAGGGAAATTGCTTccccaaagaaaaatatcttagaaTATGAAGAATAAGATAAACTGAGAACTAATGACTTTGCTAATTAGCCTCCTGTCTCTTGTCTTTCTTTCAAGACTCTGAACTTGCCTTGATGTACAATGATTCTTCTGTCCTGGAGAACCATCATTTAGCCGTGGGCTTTAAATTGCTTCAGGAAGAAAACTGTGACATTTTCCAGAACTTGACCAAAAAGCAAAGACAATCATTAAGGAAGATGGTCATTGACATTGTGAGTTAactgacaaaagcaaaaaaaagatacttgTGATGCTTGGttattggttatttatttattttttttttaaataagaatgccATGAGTATCAGGTAAAATGAACTGTCTCTTTCAAGTTATTGCTGCCCTTTATGTCTCAGAGGCTGGCCCTGCCATGATAGTGATGCTTCATTTCTGCAGTCTGGTGCTAAGAATAATGACAGCTTACCTTCATTCTTGGTTTATTTTCTGAACTCCTCTGTCTGGTGGCAGTCAGAGATGACTAACAGAAGCAGAGGGCACTggcaaaaaaatggatttttttccattgaaaaaaatggaaaaaaatctcagcagaaACGCCCTGTAGAAAACATCCATGACATTAGCCCTTTCTCTGTGCATATTTTTCACAGGGATTATGAGACACGGGGAATTCTCTGGTGATCAAAAATATAGTCTGTTAAGCCTTGTACATACAAAGAAAATCAGGGAGTATCTGTCTTAGATAAGCAGAAAATTAACAAGAATATTCTGTTTCTGAATATTCTGTGCACAACTTTGAATCAGCCAGAGTCCAGTCCACTTTCTAGACCAAGGAATAGAAAACATCAAAATGCAAGGTGATGCCTTATCCATGGAAATACCCCTTTTCATCACCATGAAGGTGATTGCCAGTGCCTGTTTCTGTAGCTTACACATATTTATCTGGGCTTCCAGGAAACTTGATAGCAAAGGGGAAAAGATTCTGCCCCAAGGAGTAGTAAGGGATCCCCTCACACTCCTGTTAAATGACATAGTGGTTCTCCATTTCTTCTCACGCTGTCCATGATATTTTCACATGCAGAATTCTGACTTTTTccctctggacttttttttttacttgttaaaatactctttgtcttttaaaaggtACTTGCAACAGACATGTCAAAGCACATGAATCTACTGGCTGATTTGAAAACCATGGTTGAAACTAAGAAAGTGACAAGTTCTGGAGTTCTTCTTCTTGATAATTATTCTGATAGGATTCAGGTAAAGCATTTGAATtggctctgtgtatgtgtgtgtgtacacatgtgtctgtgtgtctagtTTAGATAAGATTTAGGTCTCCCTTCTTCCAACTTACAACTTTAGTAGTTAAAAGATTTTTatctacattattttaattttatgaccacacctgtagcatatagaagtttcaaggccaaggattgaatctaagccacagctgcagccacaccagatccttaacccactgcgctaggccagggatccaacccgcacctccacagcacCCTAGCGGCTACTGTTGGCAAGTTATTAATCCTGAAAATTAACCAGATAAAATCTTATTGTCCTTTTCCAGtggaaatgcattaaaaaaaaaaaaaccaaaaaaaaagacgtgacattcaaaaaaacccaccactGAAGCAGCTCTGAATTTAATCCATCGTGCACTTAAACAGTTCCTCTTATGATCCTTAGATGTGCTAGAAGTGGCATGATTTGGAACTATTAATACAAGTGTGAACCGCTCACAGACACATCATGGTCGAGTTGTCTGGAATGAATCTGACACtacatgtatttttaagtgtCACAGTCACCCGATGTGTATTTCTAGTGAAAAAAAGGAGTAGGTGCTAAATGGAGAATGTGTTGCTCTGTTCTAGGTCCTCCAGAACATGGTGCATTGTGCTGACCTGAGCAACCCAACCAAGCCACTCCAGCTGTATCGCCAGTGGACAGACCGCATAATGGAGGAGTTCTTCCGCCAGGGAGACCGAGAAAGGGAGCGGGGCATGGAGATAAGCCCCATGTGTGACAAGCACAATGCGTCTGTGGAAAAATCACAGGTGATGCCTCAGAGAGGACACAGCTGTAGCTGGAACATTTGGTCACTTTGTGTGTACCTCCCCAGCATTTTAtcgggttttctttctttttgacaaGTTCAATTTCCCCTTAATGTTTGCaagccaaaaacattttttgattcTTAGGATTTATATTCTTATAGTCAAATATATATTCATAGGGCCTTGTATTCACTTATCATGACTATATTAATAGTGTATTCTTATATGTAGAATTACTTCAGTGGTCTCAGTTCGTAGGTGAATCAAATTCTGTGAATCTGTGTAGagtacatggcattatttcagttaACATGGACTCTCCTATAAATTGGCTATGCTACCATAAAGTCCAAGCCCCCAAGCCATCTTTGCCATGTAAACAAGTGGAGGCTTTTTACATACAAACATACTCTTGGACTCAGAGTTCTAGCAGGTGTCTTTCACCAGCTAGTAACAACATTTTTATATGGTCTGCTACCTAAAGTAGTGACAGTTCTACCAAACTAAGGTTAGTAGTCTGCAGttcaatttatatttgaaaaacataccATAGTTTGTATATCTTAGTGTAACTATAGATATCATATATAACTATATGTATCATGttataaacatttacataaatttaatACATAACTTAGATGTATTTGCAGGATCTTCTTAACCTTTTCTATCATTTCTCAGTCCCAAGTCCTGTACttgaactggattttttttttttaaccaggtgGGCTTCATAGACTATATTGTTCATCCTCTCTGGGAGACGTGGGCAGACCTGGTCCATCCTGATGCCCAGGACATTTTGGACACTTTGGAGGACAATCGTGAGTGGTACCAGAGCACAATTCCTCAGAGCCCGTCCCCAGCACCTGATGACCAGGAGGAGGGCCGACAGGGTCAAACGGAGAAGTTCCAGTTTGAACTGACTTTGGAGGAAGATGGCGAGTCAGACACGGAAAAGGATAGCGGGAGCCAAGTGGAAGAAGACACCAGCTGCAGTGACTCCAAGACGCTCTGCACTCAAGACTCGGAGTCCACCGAAATCCCCCTGGACgagcaggtggaggaggaagcagtgggagaggaggaggagagccagCCGGAGGCCTGCGGCATTGAAGATCCCTCCCCCGACACGTAACACCGCAGAGACCTCCACACCTTcccttgtgttttttgtttttaagtagagAAGTTGTTTCCAAAGTGCATGTCACATGCCACAACCATAGTCACACCTCACTGTCATCTGCCAGGACGTTTGTGGAACAAAACTGACCTTGACGGCTCAGTCTGGCGCTCAGGAATACCGTCACCAGTTTTTTCACCTCCGTGTCATCAGAACGAGGGGGACATCTTCGGAACAGCATCTTCACGGGATTTCAGCTCAGCAGAGCTGACCAAGCAGAGAAAATCCACTCCAAAGTGTTTTCTAGGGAGTGTGGCTCATCAGGCAGCCCAAAAGCAGAGATGAtttggggtttcttttctttttatttgtttgcaatATTTCCAGCGGAAAGAAGGCATTACATGGACGGAGTGAACTAATGGGTGAGGCAACCAATGGGTCTGGAAGAGGACACAGTGTAAATCTGTTGCCAGGAAGAAGATGAGCCACAGAAATTgcataattttctaatttcaagTCTTCCTGATACATGACTGAATAGTGTGGTTCAGTGAGCTGCACTGACCTCTACGTTTTGTATGATATGTAAAACAGATTTTTTGTAGAgcttacttttattattaaatgtattgaggtattatatttaaaaaactacGTTCCGAACTTCATCTGCCactggttatttttttctaaggagTAACTTGCAAGTTTTCAGTGCAAATCTGTGCTACACTGGATAAATCTAATTTACAAATTTTACTTGCACCTTAGACTTCATAGCAATTAACTGATTTGTAGTGATCCATTGTTTTATATACCAATgacttccatattttaaaaacaacaattgACTTTATGTTGCAGGAAACCCTCTTTGTAGGTCTTCATTTACTCGCTTTTTGTTTCACTCTTTTCAGACACGCAAAGTTGCCCCCCACTGACATTTCTCTTCACCGTGTGCAAAGTGAACACTCGTTCAGTAATACTTTGATGTGCATTCTGTCCAACATGTCTCAAGCCTCATGGACACTCAGTCATCAGTTGATGTTGTCTGAAGCAAGTGAGAGATATATAAATACCCAGTAGCTAAAATGGACAGTCTTTTTTAGATATTTTCCTACTTAGTATCTTCTGATAACTTTTGCTGTATTGATAGACCCTCATTTCACAAGTGCATGTCTTTGTAATAACCCTCACGTTTCAtgctcatttttattgttttcaccGTCAGTCATAGTAAGAAAAACTTTTTCCCCTTGTGCTGCTTCATTATTTAGTGTGTGTTTGAACCTCTGTCCACATTTACTACCTGTGGTCTTATCAGCTCTATCACCACCATTCTGATTGATGCAAAGAACAGGTAGTCAAGTTAGCGTTAGCATTCTTTTCTGCCATTAGGTCATATGTAATGACTAGCTTTTACTCTTGATTTACAAAGAGACGTTAACAGCTAGCTAgacaatttttaataatattagcAGAATATATTAATGAACACCAGTACAGTGAATGCTCTTTCGTTTCTATGATTTCATCATGGGGTTAAGAACTCTAGGAGGAATATTCTTGAGAAGTGATTTTAAGTGAAGCAATGACTCTTCCTTAATGGACAGCCACGTAACATGTAGGACTTGCTTTATCAGTTATCTTTGATCCATAAGTATGTCTGGTGGAGGAGAAGTTTAAATATACTGACAGAAAGTCAGTATATCAATGCCCTGGCACCGGAGGTTTggcaaaataatgctattttaaaatactgggTTGGGTAAGAAGGTTCTGCCTAAATCAAAAATTAGATAACTCTTGACTAAATTTGGCATCAGGAACTGTATAACAATTTTAGAGATTGATTCCCAGTGTTTACCTTCAATTGGCATCTTGGGGCATTTATTTAGTTTGGACTCTCTTCCCATTTCACCTCTTAATAAAGTGTTCACCTTCTCCGTAAAGAATTTGGAACCCAAATAATCATTTTTCACAGTGATATCCAAGAACTCAAGAGGCTAGAGGACCATCTggccaaatggaaaataaataaaacagttaatGAAATTGTAACCCTGAAAAACATGTTGGGGATGCCTCAAGGAGCCTTCTGGGGACTAACCGCTAAGTCACCAGCCAGGGAAATGACCCAAGCTGAAGGTACTCTTTTAATCCCCTGAAATCCACTGATGCTTAGAAAcgttgattaaaaaaattatctagcTTAGGCTTTTACATAGAGCACAGCATAGGACTTGCCTAATTATCAGATTTCCACCCAAATCCCCCTATAAAAATCAGACAGTAATCTTTCAAATAAAGTCCTTTGTTTGGCAAGTGGTCTCACAAGAACACTTGGAaacttgtttccattttaattttatttgtcccTGATGGAGGTCtagaaaagaaggcaaagaatCTAGGGTTTATTCCTTTTTCCAAAATagtctccccccctcccccgccccaatgCTTGGTGTTTCCCCCACAGAGTGCCTAGTatcttaataatgaaaaaaaaattaaagcagcaaTATGTCACAAACAAATCCAGACCTGAAGAGGTTTATAACTGCACTAAAAAAgagaggttgtttttttgtttttttccccaatttgtTGGTTTTTAATGGTCACATGTTGTGAAGATATCCACTGATGGACAATCAAATTGTAGAAAAGGCATATTATCCAAAAGACAGGGACTAATGCACTGTCTGAtctgtttttctctcccttctctctgtctctctcctcctctctcgcCAAAGTGTGCTTCAGAATTATACACTGCTTTAAAAAGAACATCCTTTTGTAAGTGGCTTTACATTTCCTACAATGCCATAAGAAAATGCAATATCTGGGTACTGTATGGGGAAGAAAATGTCCAAGTTTGCATAAAACCAGTACATTTCAGCTTGCAAGTTACTAAACACAATAATGctgttttaactttattttcttttatgtcacTTAAAATTCACAAGAAAATAATGTAGATAGAACAAATTgcagacaaggaaaaaaacttgAATGAAGTGGATTTTACAGAAAGCTTTAATGATAATTTTTgaatgcattatttattttttgtgccatgcatttttttctcaccaaATGACCTTACCTGTAATACAGTCTTGTTTGTCTGTTTACAACCATGTATTTATTGTAATGTACATACTGTAACGTTAATTGTAAATTATCAGTTCTTATTAAAACATCATCCTGGGACGGGATGGTGTTGATATATTTGGAAACTCTTGGTGAGAGAATGAATGGTGTGTATACATACTccttgtacattttcttttctcctataaAATAGTCTTGTCACCTTAGAGCTTGTTTATGGAAGATtcaagaaaactataaaatacgtaaagatatataaaattaaaaaaaacatagctGCAGGTCTTTGGTCCCAGGGCTGTGCCTTAACTTTAaccaatattttcttctgttttgctgCATTTGAAAGTGAGGTCATGATGGGGCTAGGGCTGGGCATTTTACTTCTGATCTCTGAATCAGTTGGATTTCCAGCAATGGCTGAATTTTATAGAACCACAGACAACCTCTGGAACATTCTGAGACCCTTTTGAGATATAAGTCCTTAAGTACTTTTTGCCATGAAGCAGTATGGCATATATCATAGTAGTTTTCCCTATTAGATACTGAGCTACTTCAGTTAGTTacacttgattatttttttttaatttccaaacacTACTAG
Coding sequences:
- the PDE4D gene encoding cAMP-specific 3',5'-cyclic phosphodiesterase 4D isoform X6 yields the protein MASNKFKRMLNRELTHLSEMSRSGNQVSEYISNTFLDKQHEVEIPSPTQKEKEKKKRPMSQISGVKKLMHSSSLTNSSIPRFGVKTEQEDVLAKELEDVNKWGLHVFRIAELSGNRPLTVIMHTIFQERDLLKTFKIPVDTLITYLMTLEDHYHADVAYHNNIHAADVVQSTHVLLSTPALEAVFTDLEILAAIFASAIHDVDHPGVSNQFLINTNSELALMYNDSSVLENHHLAVGFKLLQEENCDIFQNLTKKQRQSLRKMVIDIVLATDMSKHMNLLADLKTMVETKKVTSSGVLLLDNYSDRIQVLQNMVHCADLSNPTKPLQLYRQWTDRIMEEFFRQGDRERERGMEISPMCDKHNASVEKSQVGFIDYIVHPLWETWADLVHPDAQDILDTLEDNREWYQSTIPQSPSPAPDDQEEGRQGQTEKFQFELTLEEDGESDTEKDSGSQVEEDTSCSDSKTLCTQDSESTEIPLDEQVEEEAVGEEEESQPEACGIEDPSPDT
- the PDE4D gene encoding cAMP-specific 3',5'-cyclic phosphodiesterase 4D isoform X7, with translation MLNRELTHLSEMSRSGNQVSEYISNTFLDKQHEVEIPSPTQKEKEKKKRPMSQISGVKKLMHSSSLTNSSIPRFGVKTEQEDVLAKELEDVNKWGLHVFRIAELSGNRPLTVIMHTIFQERDLLKTFKIPVDTLITYLMTLEDHYHADVAYHNNIHAADVVQSTHVLLSTPALEAVFTDLEILAAIFASAIHDVDHPGVSNQFLINTNSELALMYNDSSVLENHHLAVGFKLLQEENCDIFQNLTKKQRQSLRKMVIDIVLATDMSKHMNLLADLKTMVETKKVTSSGVLLLDNYSDRIQVLQNMVHCADLSNPTKPLQLYRQWTDRIMEEFFRQGDRERERGMEISPMCDKHNASVEKSQVGFIDYIVHPLWETWADLVHPDAQDILDTLEDNREWYQSTIPQSPSPAPDDQEEGRQGQTEKFQFELTLEEDGESDTEKDSGSQVEEDTSCSDSKTLCTQDSESTEIPLDEQVEEEAVGEEEESQPEACGIEDPSPDT